The genomic region GCCAAAGTTAATATCGATAATATCAGGACCTGATTTTTCTACAATTTCAACAGATTCCAGCATTGATTCCAAATTCGCACCAAAAATCTGAATTCCTACCGGACGCTCTTTTTCATAAATATCCAGTTTCATCACACTTTTAGCCGCATCCCTAATCAAACCTTCAGAAGAGATAAATTCTGTATACACCACATCTGCACCCTGCTCCTTACATAAGGCTCTAAACGGTGGATCACTCACATCTTCCATCGGTGCTAAAAGCAATGGAAACTCTCCTACATCTATATCTCCTATTTTTGCCACAATCTTTTGATTTAGAAAGTGCAAAATTACTAAATAAGATTGAACAATTTAAAATTCAGCTAAACTACCTCTGGGTAAACCTCTGAGGCATTTCTTAGGAACAATTTTTTATTTCGAGATATCCAGATCCTGATAGCTATAGGGATCGGGAATCGAGCATTTCATCTCCACTATCGAGCAAAGCTTATTCCAATTCCTTTACAACATGTACAACATACTTCAGTAAGGTTTTTGGATACCATGCAATAATCAAGAACCTCGGGGAATTACCCCCTCAATGATGGATTAAAAGGATACCTTTGCACTGTTGAATGGACAACAAATTCTTCAGAAAAAAAGAAAGCAAAAATCAACAATTTCAGCAGCCATTGTTATGAGCTTTAAGTTGAAAATTCAAAAAATATCACCGAATAAAACGCTCCATAAGCAATTAATCTAACACCTGTCTTTCTTTAAGTCTGGTTTCTTCATCTGCATTAATGGCACGGTTATTATCGTTTAACCTGAAATTTCCAAAATTGTAACGCACTCCAAACGTTATTCTTCTGGTTTCAGAAATCGCATAGAATCCGTTATCCTGATTTAAATACTGGCTTTGCATCGGGATGTTCATGGTTCTCAGTATATCTTCAGCATTGATAGAAACCGAAATTTTATTATTCATAAAGGTTTTGCGGAGTCCCAAATCCAAACCAAACTGTGGATTCTCGTATTTATACGATCCCGCCAGAATATTAGGTAAAAAATACGTATTCACATTTCCGCTAAAGGTACCATCTCCACCAAAATAAAAATAGTTCCCAACATTAAGAAAAGCGCTAAAAGTATCGATTGTATAGGTTTCAGCAGCACTTTCCCTGGCGTAAATCTGGTTTTCCATATAAAACCCGGAAAGATAGCCATAGAGGTAATACCAATTGGTCACAAAATTAGCATAGGTAATATCCAGGCTAAATTGCTGGGTATAATCTAAGTTATCATTTACCGTTCTTAACAGCTGATTTTGGTTATCCTGAAATGATAAGACCGAAGGTGAATGATCTACCCTATCCCAGTATAAATCAAAAAACAATGCCCCTTTATAGGAATAATTAAATAATACTTTATTAGCAATTCCCGGTACTAAAGCAGGGTTTCCTTCTTTTACATTATTCTCGTTAATGTAGTATTGAAACGGATTTAAACTCTGAAACCGGGGACGTTCAATTCTCCGGTTATACTCCAGGCTTATCGAGCTTTCTTCTCCTAAACTTCGCATCGCGTAAAACGTGGGAAATAACTGAAAATAATCCTGATCGTTTACAAGTCCGTTTTGAGCCGAAATCCCGCTGATATCAGTATACTCTCCTCGTAAACCCGCTTTTAGGCTCCATTTTCCCAATTCTTTAGACGTGCTAAAATAAGCCGCATAGATATTCTCATCGTAATCCAAAGCATCCGAAAGTTCGTCTACCTGCAAAGCAAACGTGTTATTGTAAAAATCAAGGGCGCTATTCGAAGTAATTCCGGCATATTTTATTCCGGTTTCAACAGGAAGACTTCCCATGTTTGTGGTAATATCTACCTGACCCGTATAAATATCTGAGTTTTGCATGGCTCTGGTCATGATGATATTATTTCTAATCTCATCGCCATTGCCATAAAAATAAGTGGTGTTTAAATCCTGATCCTGATCTTTATCATAACGAATATAATTGACCTGAGCTGATAATTTAGCCCCGTTTTCTCCTAAGCTGGTTGAAAAATCAGCATTAAAAAGCATGTTTTTAGCTTCATTTTCCAGACGGCTATCGGTAGTAAATAAGGAATCTAAACTCCCGGAAGCACTGTAAATATCTGTTTGCCCGTTTAAATCTGAATCGTTCTTTGGAGTGAAATTTAAATTGGCACTCAGGCTTAAACTACTTTTTTCTGAAAGCGTAAAATCTAAAATCGTATTTAAACTATGAGCATAGTTTTTAGTATCACGCTCAAAATCCCCAAGCCAGGTAGAATTTTCTGAACCATCCGGCTCAAAATACGTCACATTGCTTTCGTCGTTTTTATAGATATTATTTGCGTTGAAGTTATAACTTGCAAAAGCATTTAGATTATTGGTTTTATAATACTGGCTGGTTCCCAAACTGTATTTAGGTAACACCGCAACAGTGTTTGAAGCATTTACACTTCCTTTATAACCAATCGATGGATTTTTGGACATTACAATATTTAAAATCGCACCGCTACCTTCAGCTTCATAGCGTGCCGGCGGCGTGGTAATCACCTCTACAGATTTTACATTTTCACCACTTAATCCAGAAAGTAACTGCTCTAATTCTGCGGTGGATAAATACACCTTGCGATCGTTGATATACACAGTTGCAGGACGGTTTTTTACCAGTAATTCACCCTGACTAACAATTACCCCCGGAGTACGTTTTAAAATTTCGTAAGTGTTTAAACTAGAGATAACCGAATTTTCCACATTAAATGAAATTCGGTCTATTTTTCGTTCAATTTTCGGCTTTCTGGCTTTTACGGTAACCTCATCTAAACTGTTACTGGTTTCCTGAAGTTCGATTTTCCCAAGATTAGTATTCCCTTCAACCTCAAAACGCTTTATATAATCTGCAAAACCTAAAAAACTGATTTTTAAGACATAGGGACGGTTTTCTATTTCCTCGAAGAGAAAACTCCCGTCATCTTCAGAAATCATTCCTTTTATTACCGAAACAGAATCTTTAGCATTTAACAAAACAACATTCGCAAAACTAACCGGCTGATTCTCTTTATCTACGATTTGCCCTCTAACCTGATTTTGCGAAAACACACGGTTAGGTATAAATACAATAAACGCTAAGAGTATTAAAGGTAGAAATGTTTTCATGAGTATGGTTAGTTTAGTTTGTTTAGCAAATATATAGTTTTGATCAGAAAAGAATAATCATTTCTCTATAACTTTACTTAAAATCAGGGGGATAAACTAAATAAAACCTACATAATAACAAGAACATTCCTGTCTTTAGTCGAAATATTATTTTTTTATAGCATCATATAACACCTGCTGAATTTGCGTGCGGGTATTTAAGCTGTAGAGCCGTGTATTGTCTCTTGTGGGTAAAACCCTGTTTGATAAAAACACAAAAAGCAAATCTTGTTTAGGATCCATCCAAACCATGGTTCCGGTAAAACCGGTATGCCCAAAACTAGCGGTACTGGCGTCTTTTGCGGTATTATTGTTAGGTCCCGCATATTCTAAATTAGGTTTATCAAAGCCTATGGCACGACGGTTATTATTATCAGGAAATTGTGTTTTGGTCCATTCCTTAAACGTAGCTTCTGTAATATAACGCTCTCCCCCGTATTCGCCCATATTCAAATACATTTGCATGAGTTTTGCCAGGTCGTTTGCATCAGAAAAAAGGCCGGCATTTGCTGAAACCCCACCCATCATTATCGCACCTTCATCATGCACACTCCCATGAATGGGTTTATGCCGAAAATCAAAATCACTTTCTGTAGGCACAATTCTGGCAAGTTCAAAGCTTTCCATTGGGCGATAACCTAAAGTTGTCGCTCCTAATTTCGAATAAAAATTATCTTTGAGGTACTTGCGATAATCTTCTCCGGTCAAGTTTTCTACAATCTGCGGAAGCAGGTAAAACGCGAGTCCGGAATATTTATATTCTGCTTTATCTTCTAAGGGAGACTTTTTTATGGCCTTATATATTTTCTTTTTGTAATTGCGGTGCAACCACATATTCTCACTTACTTTTACCGGAAAGCGGGCTGAAGAATCTTTTTTAAAGGTATTCCATTTATAACTTCCGTTTTTTCTTAAGGTATTTTGCCAGTATGCAATCCAGGGTTTAAACCTTGCCTGATGTGCAAATATTTGCCGAAACGGAATACCCGCTTTATTGGAATTTCTAAAATACGGCAGGTACTCATCAATCCCTTCTTCTAAACTGAACTTCCCCTCATCCTGTAATTTCATCAGGGCCGGTAAAGCTGAAGAAATCTTAGTTACCGAGGCCAGATCAAAAATATCTGATGTTTTTGTTTTTACCGTATCGCTGTATTTATGTAAGCCATAAGCCTTTTGAAATACGATCTTTTCATCTTTGGCCACTAAAACCACTCCGCCGGGAATCGCTTTGGCATCCATCGCCTGCTGCATTAGAGAATCTATCCCACTTGCTAAAAAATCTGCATTCATTCCTGCATCTTGAGGAGTGGTATAGGCAAATCTTATTTTTTCGGATGTTTCTAGACCATCACCGGCTTTAAATTTCTTTCCTACACTTACCGGTAGTTTTCCGTCTGCTTTAAATCCGCCAAAAATAAGTTGCGCTACTTTTTGTTCGGATAATTCAGAATCCTGGTAAGCTTCAATTAAAACCGCCGCATCTTCAATATTATCCATTTTATTTAAGGTATACGGATTTTTAAAAACGCTAAAAATCGTATGCTCGTTTTGGGCAATTTCAGCAATAAATTTTAAAACCGCATCAGAATACCGAATGACGTTTCTTGGGTATTTACTATGATCATGTAAACCGGCAATCACTACATTATAATCTTTTAATTTTTCTTTTACTGCAGAAATCTGGCTCGCGGTAGCTTTATCTTTAAGCTGAAAATGATCGATTTTGGTATACCACCCTAAATTTTCCTGAAAAGCTGTTTTCTTATCGGCGCCTATAGAAATACTGGCAATTTTTAACGTATCCAATCTTCGAAGCGGAATAAGTTCCTGATCGTTTTTTAAAACCGTAAGGGACTTTTCCACTAATTTCTGCTGAATATATTCAGCATACGAATTATTCAGCTCTTTATCGATATTGGCTGTTTTTAGCGGCTCATAATGGTTTAGACCTACCCATTGTTTTACGGCCAGTACTTTTCGGCATTTTTCATCGATAGCTGCCTGAGAAATGATACCCTGATCGATCGCTTTTCGAATTTCGGCAATTGCTTTAGGCACATCCTCGGTAAACTCTAACAAATCGTTCCCGGCAATGATCGCTTTTTTGTCTACCACTCCAGGTTCATTTCCAGTTGTCACCCCTTTCATGTTCATGGCATCTGTTACGATCAAACCTTTAAAGCCAAGTTTCTCTTTTAAAATTCCGCTGATGATCTTCTTAGATAAAGTAGAAGGAACACCACTGCTATCCAGGGCCGGAATATTTAAATGGGCGACCATCACACCACCAATCCCGGCATCGATTAATTTCTTAAACGGATACATCTCTAAGCTATCCAATCTTGTAAATGGATGGTTTATTTGTGGCAGCGCCTTATGCGAATCGGTATCGGTATCGCCATGCCCGGGAAAATGTTTGGCAGTGGTCAGGATTTTTTGATCCTGCATTCCTCTCATATACGCGATGCCTTTTTCGGCCACTTTTTCTTTATTCTCGCCAAAGCTTCGGTAATTAATCACCGGATTATTCGGGTTATTGTTCACATCTACAACGGGAGCAAAATTCATGTGCAAACCGGTTCGCTTAACCTGTCGCGCCACTTCTTCCCCCATCTTGTATAATAAGGTATCGTTCTGGATAGCACCTAATGCCATTTGATACGGGAAACTGATAGTATTATCCAATCGCATTCCCAAACCCCATTCAGCATCGATAGCGCCCAAAAGCGGCACTTTAGATACTAACTGATAATCGTTCATTAACTGCACCTGCTTTTTCGCCGTTCCCTGAAAAAAAATGAGTCCGCCTATTTTTTGCTCTTTAATGAGTTTTAAGATCGCTTCTTTATGTTTTAAATCCCTGTTAGAATAAGCCGCCACCATAATAAGTTGCGCAATGCGTTCATTAGGCGTTAAATCCTGCATTATAGAATCTACCCATTTACTATTGGTATACTCTAAAAATTCGGGCTGTTGTTGGGCATAGGAATTCAATTGGATTCCGCAGAAAACAATTAAGGTTAAAACGAGTTTCGTAAGGGAAAATAATCGCATTAGCTTGGGTTTAAACTTTGATATAAATTTTCTTTTTGTCTAAAATATAGGCAATAAGCCACATAAGTATTAAAAATAATAACGCATACAAAAGCGATGCATTATAAGGAGATAACCAGCTTAAAAATACATTTTGGTAAATCCAGCCTTTTAAGGAGGTATCGCCAATAAATATAAGTCCCATTGTTAACACTACCACACCGGAGAGCACAAAAATGAATAACGGATTTTTACCAAAAGGTTCAAAAAACCTGCTCCATGATTTAAATTCGGCGATTTCTAATATTCCTATAAGGGCGCCAAGAATTATAAAATCCCATCCGGTGCTTAGGATGACATAAGAACTGGTCCAGATTGGTTTATTAACAGGTAATATTACATCCCAGACCAGCGCGAGGCTAATCATTGCTAAACCGGCAATAACCAATTGGATAACCAGTTTTTTCTTATTTACACTTTGCTGGATAAACCTGCCGGCCAGATAACCAAATATCACATTGACTACCGCCGGAAGACAACTTAATAAACCTTCGGGATCAAAAGGAATTCCAAAACCATGATAAAGGTTTTCTTCATTAAACACCAAAAGATCAAATTTTAAAGCAGCGTTTGCTTCAAGACTATAGGGAGCGCTACCGCCAAAATACCATAATAAGAACCAGTACAACAACAGGATAAAAACCGATAAAACAACAAGCCATTTTTTCTTTAGAAACCGAATAGCGATTGCTGCCAGCAAATAACAAACAGCAATACGCTGTAAAACACCCATAATCCTAATATCCAGAATATTCTTTAGGATAAATTCTCCGTCTGTACGCCTAACAAAAGGATAATAGGAGAGCCCTAAACCAATAAGAAATATAATTGCCGCCCTTTTAAATGTTTTTGTCAGGAATTCAGGAGTACTCCACGAATTCATTTTTTTAAAACTAAAACTCATCGCATTCCCAACTACAAATAGAAAGGTAGGAAATACCAGATCTGTTAGTGTAAATCCATGCCAGGCAGCATGCTTAAAAGGCGCATAAATCGTAGCCCAACTTCCCGGATTATTTACCAGTATCATAAGGGCAACCGTCATTCCGCGCAGAATATCCAGGGATAAATAACGAGAGCGAGCCATAGATTTTAAAATAAAATAAACAATTATTGCTTTCTCTAAAAGTACAAAATTTAATTAAACAACCAATCTTTACTAAAATTTTACATTAAGTCTTTTGTAAACTAAATTTTTTATATACTTTTATTTTTCAGAAATTTAGTTCTTTGCAAAAAGAATTGAATTTTTAACGAAAGGCTAAAAGCTTTGTATTGTCCGACGTATATGAGTCTAAATTTACAGGATTTTCTAATAGAAGATGCTCAGTTAGAAGAAATGAGCAATGTTGAACGTAAAAAGGTTCATCAAAAAACAAGAATCATAAAACATATGTTTCTAAATGGTGATACCTCTAATGCTGAAATCTGTTCAAAATTTGGCATTAGCCTTCCAACCTCTATGGCGCTTATCAATCAGTTGCTGGATGATGGGATCGTAATTAAAAAAGGACGCGGAAAATCTGAAGGTGGTCGTAAACCCGATCTTTATGGATTAAAAGAGCATTCTTTTTTCGTGTTAAGTATCCATATAGAGCGCTTTAAGATTAAACTGGCCCTTATAGACAACAATCATAGTATTGTAAAAGAAGAGGTGCTTGAAACGCAAATTTCCCCAAATTCTAATATTGTAGATCTCTTATATGATTTTGCTGAAGCCTTTTTAAAAGCCTCGGAAATCGATCATAAAAAGATAATGGGCGTAGGTATTAGTATGCCAGGCCTGGTATCTTCTGAAGAAGGAAAAAACTTTACCTACTACCTTACCGAGCAGGATCCCGCTTCACTTAGAGATAAATTTGAAGATCGCTTTAAGAAGCCTGTTGCTATTTTAAACGATGCCAAAAGTGCTTCTTTAGCTGAATTTCATTTTGGACTCGCCAAAGAAAAAGAAAATGTACTGGTTATCTCGATGGATTGGGGTGTTGGTTTGGGTATTATTATGGGCGGAAAGATACAAACCGGTGTTTCCGGATTTGCCGGTGAATTTGGCCATATTCCAATGGTAGAAGATGGTACGCTTTGTCATTGCGGAAAAAGAGGATGCCTGGAAACCGAAGCCTCTGGTCTGGCGCTGGTTAGAAAAGTAAAAGAAGGCCTGGAGCAGGGACAAACTTCCGTATTAAATACGCTCTCGGATGAAGCACTCGAAAAACTCGAACCAGATACTATTGTAGAAGCCGCTAATAAAGGTGATCAATTTGCGATAAACTCGCTTTCTGAAATAGGCATAAGCCTGGGAAAAGGTATTGCTATTTTAATACAAATCTTTAACCCGGAACTTATCGTTCTTGAAGGAAAAATTGCAAAAGCCAAACAATTTATTACCACTCCTATTCAGCAATCCATGAACATTTATTGCATGATGCAGCTGAAGGAAAAAACGAATATAGAATTATCGAATCTTGGAAATAATTCCAGCCTGTATGGTGGTACCATTGCGGTTATGGATAGTATTTTCAGGAATCAGATTACAATGATAAAATCACATTTAAGTTAAAATAAATACTCATGGCCAGATTAAATCTCTTAGAAGAAACACGTTTTGAGAAGCTCCCTGTAAAAGTATATAAGGACGAGCAAGCCGCTTCTGTAAAAGTTGCAAAACGTATTGCTAAGATTATTAAAAAAAAGCAGGAAAAAGGAAAAAAAGCTGTTTTAGGTCTAGCAACCGGAGCGACTCCTGTAAAAGTTTATGAAGAGCTTATCCGACTTCATAAAGAAGAAGGGCTTAGCTTTAAAAACGTTATTACCTTTAATCTGGACGAATATTATCCCATGCAGCCGGATGAAAACCAGAGCTATGTAAAGTTCATGGACGAAAATCTGTTTAATCATGTGGATATCCCAAGAGAAAATATCAACATCCCGGATGGTACGCTAGAAAAAGATGCTATTGCTGAATTTTGCCTGGCTTATGAAAGAAAAATTACCGAAGTTGGTGGTTTAGACTTACAAATCCTTGGTATTGGTAGAACAGGGCATATTGGTTTTAACGAACCGGGATCTGCACCAAACAGTGGTACTCGTTTAGTTACACTGGATGATCTTACCAGGCGTGATGCCTCCCGTGATTTTGGGGGTAAAGAAAATGTACCTACCAAAGCCATCACGATGGGAATTGGCACCATCTTTAAAGCGCGTGAAATTATTTTAATGGCATGGAGCAAGAAAAAAGCACCCATCATTAAAAAAGCGGTTGAAGGTGAAATTTCTGGCAGTGTACCCGCCACCTACCTGCAGTTAAATGAGCATGTTGAGTTTATCTTGGATAAAGATGCTGCCTCAGAATTAACAAGATTCGATACCCCATGGTTAGTAAAAGACTGTAGCTGGGATAAAGAGCAAATTAAAAAAGCAGTAATATGGTTATCTAACGAGGTGGAAAAACCGATCCTGAAGTTAACCGACGAAGATTACAACAGTCACGGTATGGCACAACTGGCCACCGAAAAAGGACCGGCTTATAACATCAATATCGACGTATTTAACCAGTTACAACATACCATCACCGGTTGGCCTGGTGGTAAACCTAATGCTGATGATACCCAACGCCCGGAACGTGCCGAACCCGCTAAAAAGCGATCGATTATTTTTAGTCCGCATCCTGACGACGATGTAATTTCTATGGGAGGTACGTTTATTAGACTGGTAGATCAGGGACATGATGTTCATGTGGCTTACCAAACCTCTGGAAACACTGCAGTTTGGGATACCGATGTTTTACGTTATGTAGAATTTGCCATCGATTTTAATAAAAGTATTGGGGAAGACACCGCCAAACTTGAAGAAATTTACGAGAATATAAATACGTTTATTACCGAAAAACGTCCTAATGATATCGATCTTCGTGAAATCATGGATGTTAAAGGTTTTATACGTAAAACCGAAGCTATTGCCGGTGCGCGATATGCCGGTCTTGTAGATGAAAACATTCATTTTATGGCCTTACCGTTTTACGAAACAGGTAAAAAAGTAAAAAGCCCGGTAACTGAAGAAGACGTTAAGATTACGATGGAGCTACTTCAAAAAGTAAAACCTCATCAAATCTTTGCAGCTGGTGATTTTGCCGATCCTCATGGTACCCATATCGTTTGTTTCAACATTATTTTAGAGGCTATGAATCGTCTTCGTGAAACAGAAGAATGGACCAAAAACTGCTGGTTATGGATGTATAGAGGTGCATGGCAGGAATTTGATATCCACGATATCGAAATGGCCGTACCGCTTTCTCCACAAGAAGTAGCTAGAAAACGCGAAGCGATCTTTAAGCACCAGTCGCAAAAAGATACTCCGGTATTCCCCGGTGACGATGAACGCGAATTCTGGGTACGTGCCGAAGAAAGAAACAGCGAAACCGCAATGGCTTACCATAACCTGGGACTTGCCAATTACGAAGCTATTGAGGCTTTTGTTCGCTGGAAATTTTAGTACGCCTTTCACCAGGATTCCTTATTTTAGGAATAAAATGCGACAATGACATATTTTAGAAAAATTTTGATTTTAGGAGGTTTGGGTTTGTTGATCTCATGTTCTTCAAACCCTTACCGTACTACCAATAAAATATATAAGAAAAAGGCGAAAGCCTATGCTAAAGAACTTAGTAGATTCCCACTAGAGGAAAACCCTAATGATTCCGCACTCAATTACGGTGAGTATGCTGTGGGAACTACTAATTTCAACCTTAGACGACCCAATTTTGTAGTAATCCATCATACCGCACAGGATTCTACAATTCAAACCTTAAATACATTTACTATTCCCAGAACCCAGGTGAGCTCACACTACGTGATTGGTGATGACGGAGCGGTTTTTCATATGCTTAACAATTATTATCGTGCCTGGCATGGTGGTGTTGGGCAGTGGGGACATACTACCGATCTTAATTCGGCTTCTATAGGAATCGAACTCGATAATAACGGAAAAGAAGCCTTTTCTGAGGCTCAAATTTCAAGTTTACTGGATGTATTAAAACAACTCAAAGAAGACTATAAAATACCTGCGGCAAATTTCGTAGGGCATCTTGATATCGCTCCCGGCAGAAAAACTGATCCAAGCGCCGATTTTCCCTGGAAACGCCTCGCTGAAGAAGGCTACGGAATATGGTATGATGCCGAGCGTATCGAAAATATCCAGTTTGAGCACCAATTTTTTACAGAGAATCATCTGAAAATCGATAATATCAATCCTGCTTTTAAACAACGTATCCCGTTACTGGATCGATATCTATTTCCAGATGTGATCCCATCTGACTTTACCATCGCGGAAGCCTTAAGAATTATAGGTTATAACATTGATGATCTTGATGCCGCGATTAAAAGCTTTCAGATCCATTTTCTTCAGGAAAAAGACCATGTAAACGGAATTTTAAACGCTGAAGGAATAAAAATTCTTTATGATTTATATCAAAAATCGCTTTTGGAAGCACGAAGTTAGAAAACTGTAAACTTTCTGAATGAAGACCACAGCGCTGTTAGAATCTAGAAAATAGACCAAAAGAAGCAAGACCCGAGACTCAGGAACCAAGACAAAAATTTTGAATTTTGAATGCAAAAGGTGTCATCTCGACCTTGTGGAGAGATCTTTTTAGTTAGAACCTAGAAAAGAGAGAATAGACCCCAGACTCAGGAAACAAGATAAAAAATTTGAATTTTGAATGCTGAGTTTTGAATGGCTGTACAATGTAAACTGTATACTGAAAACAGACTTCTCGATACAATAACTTTTGAACCTTGAACTTTAAACCTTAAACATTGCATTCTGAAGGTTGTCATTTCGACTGAAGCGAAGCGAAATGGAGAAATCTTTTTTTAGTGAGAGTCTGGAATCTGGAAAATAGACAAGAGAATCTGGAATCAGGAAACAAGATTAAAATTTTGAATGTTAAATGTTGAATTTGGAATGACTTTTCAACGTACAACAACTTTTGAACTTTCTAACTTAAATTGTTGATTGAGATTTCTCGGCTTCATTTCATTGCGCTCGAAATGACAAAATCTTAGAAAATGATAATTTATATCCTAAATTTAGATGCTTCGCTATTAGAATAGGGAAAATAGATCAAAAGAAGCAATACGCAAGAACCAGGAGTCAGGGTTAAAATGTTGAATTTTCAATGGCTGTACAATGTAAACTGTATATTGAAAACAGACTTCTCGATACAACAACTTTGGAACCTTGAACCTTAAACATTGCATTCTAAAGGTTGTCATTTCGACTGAAGCGAAGCGAAATGGAGAAATCTAGTTGAGTGAGATTTCTCGACTTCATTTCATTGCGCTCGAAATGACAAAATCTTAGGAAATGATAATTTGTATCCTAAATTTAGATGCTTCGCTATTAGAATAGAGAAAATAGACCAAAAGAAGCAAGATTCAGGATTAAAATGTTGAATTTTGAATTAGTAATGGCCTATCGAAGATTGCTCGTGAAATTAAAAATGAGAGAAGCGTTAAAATTTTAGGCTGTTTGAGCGAAGCGAGTTCCTAAAATTTAGCTTCCGAATGTACAATTTAGAGCAAGGTTCGTAAGCCTAGACTTTTTTGTTTCTTTTTTCGTCAATGGAAAAAAGAAAAAACATCAATAGAATTTGGAAGTGAATAGTGAGAATCTAGAATCAGGAACCAACACAAAAATATTGAATTTTCAATGGCTGTACAATGTAAACTGTATATTGAAAACAGACTTCTCGATAAAACAACTTTTCAACCTTAGACATTGCATTCTAAAGGTGGTCATTTCGACTGAAGCGTAGCGAAATGGAGAAATCTAGTTGATTGAGATTTCTCGACTTCATTTCATTGCGCTCGAAATGACAAAATCTTAGGAAATGATAATTTGTATCCTAAATTTAGATGCTTCGCTATTAGAATAGGGAAAATAGACCAAAAGAAGCAAGAACCAAGAGTCAGGAACCAAGACAAAAATTTTGAATTTCGAATGCTGAGTTTTGAATAGCTTTACAATGTAAACTGTATACTGAAAACATACTTCTCGATACAATAACTTTTGAACCTTGAACTTTAAACCTTAAACATTGCATTCTAAAGGTGGTCATTTCGACTGAAGCGTAGCGAAATGGAGAAATCTTTTTTTTAGAATCTAGAATCTAGAATCTAGAGAATAGAAAATAGACAGGAGAATCAAGAATCAGGATTAAAATTTTGAATGTTGAATGTTGAATTTTGAATGATTTTTCACCGTACAACAACTTTTGAACTTTCAAACTTTTTACTTAAAAGAGACTTCTATATAGAACAACTTTTAAACTTTCTAACTTAAATTGTTGATTGAGATTTCTCGACTTCATTACATTTCGCTCGAAATGACAAAATCTTAGGAAATGATAATTTTTATCCTAATTTTTGCTGTAAACTATATATTGAAAACAGAC from Zunongwangia profunda SM-A87 harbors:
- a CDS encoding ROK family transcriptional regulator, yielding MSLNLQDFLIEDAQLEEMSNVERKKVHQKTRIIKHMFLNGDTSNAEICSKFGISLPTSMALINQLLDDGIVIKKGRGKSEGGRKPDLYGLKEHSFFVLSIHIERFKIKLALIDNNHSIVKEEVLETQISPNSNIVDLLYDFAEAFLKASEIDHKKIMGVGISMPGLVSSEEGKNFTYYLTEQDPASLRDKFEDRFKKPVAILNDAKSASLAEFHFGLAKEKENVLVISMDWGVGLGIIMGGKIQTGVSGFAGEFGHIPMVEDGTLCHCGKRGCLETEASGLALVRKVKEGLEQGQTSVLNTLSDEALEKLEPDTIVEAANKGDQFAINSLSEIGISLGKGIAILIQIFNPELIVLEGKIAKAKQFITTPIQQSMNIYCMMQLKEKTNIELSNLGNNSSLYGGTIAVMDSIFRNQITMIKSHLS
- the nagB gene encoding glucosamine-6-phosphate deaminase is translated as MARLNLLEETRFEKLPVKVYKDEQAASVKVAKRIAKIIKKKQEKGKKAVLGLATGATPVKVYEELIRLHKEEGLSFKNVITFNLDEYYPMQPDENQSYVKFMDENLFNHVDIPRENINIPDGTLEKDAIAEFCLAYERKITEVGGLDLQILGIGRTGHIGFNEPGSAPNSGTRLVTLDDLTRRDASRDFGGKENVPTKAITMGIGTIFKAREIILMAWSKKKAPIIKKAVEGEISGSVPATYLQLNEHVEFILDKDAASELTRFDTPWLVKDCSWDKEQIKKAVIWLSNEVEKPILKLTDEDYNSHGMAQLATEKGPAYNINIDVFNQLQHTITGWPGGKPNADDTQRPERAEPAKKRSIIFSPHPDDDVISMGGTFIRLVDQGHDVHVAYQTSGNTAVWDTDVLRYVEFAIDFNKSIGEDTAKLEEIYENINTFITEKRPNDIDLREIMDVKGFIRKTEAIAGARYAGLVDENIHFMALPFYETGKKVKSPVTEEDVKITMELLQKVKPHQIFAAGDFADPHGTHIVCFNIILEAMNRLRETEEWTKNCWLWMYRGAWQEFDIHDIEMAVPLSPQEVARKREAIFKHQSQKDTPVFPGDDEREFWVRAEERNSETAMAYHNLGLANYEAIEAFVRWKF
- a CDS encoding N-acetylmuramoyl-L-alanine amidase, with amino-acid sequence MTYFRKILILGGLGLLISCSSNPYRTTNKIYKKKAKAYAKELSRFPLEENPNDSALNYGEYAVGTTNFNLRRPNFVVIHHTAQDSTIQTLNTFTIPRTQVSSHYVIGDDGAVFHMLNNYYRAWHGGVGQWGHTTDLNSASIGIELDNNGKEAFSEAQISSLLDVLKQLKEDYKIPAANFVGHLDIAPGRKTDPSADFPWKRLAEEGYGIWYDAERIENIQFEHQFFTENHLKIDNINPAFKQRIPLLDRYLFPDVIPSDFTIAEALRIIGYNIDDLDAAIKSFQIHFLQEKDHVNGILNAEGIKILYDLYQKSLLEARS